The Pseudomonas sp. DG56-2 genome contains a region encoding:
- a CDS encoding heme utilization protein produces MKPSMALKPLVFAIAAVMAVAVQAEQNDRRGNGHNHNHTPPQRMIDIDATANAHDRQTSTNNKIWNEGVQNEAEMSSSAGGTSGNVGVNVAAGSGNQQDNAAAIANAASDASAIDNSFVFGTAEATARVVQTSNNNKVFNFGTTSSAVMSGSANSADGNMGVNIAAGDLNQQKNTMAIANTNAGLGSATATASADQSGPGLEVTNRADRTYRVDTLTVTKTSSGSSSREGTFESTDNRSSSSSLNLSGSHNSSANGSNSTASSGSNSWNASGSNSSNASGSNNWNVDGSANANASGSNNSSSSSTSASSLNAALNVAATAAGNVTWDDGRRERSRSVDASASLDATLDASLNTSQQNTNESSFDTAFDASFSKSLSSSYDRSRDSSYEKAHDSSYEKAHESSYEQAAASSFDKSFEKSSESANDVSKSYSEANSYDLSNTISYQVLTPTGWANPVTNTATLSGSVNGGSGNLGVNVASGVGNQQSNSLAISNQSF; encoded by the coding sequence CGCAATTGCTGCGGTCATGGCTGTTGCTGTACAAGCTGAACAAAACGATCGGCGTGGTAATGGCCACAATCACAACCACACGCCTCCTCAAAGAATGATTGATATCGATGCAACGGCCAACGCACACGACAGGCAAACCAGTACCAACAATAAAATCTGGAACGAAGGCGTTCAAAACGAAGCAGAAATGAGCAGCTCTGCAGGCGGCACCAGCGGCAACGTCGGTGTCAACGTGGCTGCAGGCTCCGGCAACCAGCAGGACAACGCGGCGGCCATTGCCAATGCGGCCTCTGATGCCAGTGCCATCGACAACAGCTTCGTCTTCGGTACTGCCGAAGCCACAGCTCGCGTCGTTCAAACCAGCAACAACAACAAGGTCTTCAACTTCGGCACCACCTCATCTGCTGTGATGAGCGGGTCTGCCAACAGTGCCGACGGCAACATGGGTGTCAACATTGCCGCTGGCGACCTGAACCAACAGAAAAACACCATGGCAATTGCCAACACCAACGCAGGACTTGGTAGTGCAACCGCCACCGCCTCCGCCGATCAAAGCGGCCCAGGCCTGGAAGTCACCAACAGGGCCGACCGGACCTATCGTGTGGATACGCTGACGGTTACCAAAACCTCCAGCGGCTCATCCTCTCGCGAAGGCACATTCGAATCGACCGACAACAGAAGTTCCTCTTCGAGCCTGAACCTGAGCGGTTCCCACAACTCGTCGGCGAACGGTTCCAACAGCACTGCCTCCAGCGGTTCCAACAGCTGGAATGCCAGCGGCTCCAACTCGTCCAATGCCAGTGGCTCCAACAACTGGAATGTCGACGGTTCTGCCAATGCTAACGCCAGCGGTTCCAACAACAGCAGCTCGAGCTCTACCTCGGCTTCTTCGTTGAACGCTGCGCTGAACGTTGCGGCAACTGCTGCCGGGAACGTCACCTGGGATGACGGCCGTCGTGAACGCAGCCGCAGTGTAGATGCCAGCGCGTCGCTTGATGCAACGCTGGACGCATCACTGAACACCTCGCAGCAAAACACCAACGAGTCGTCCTTCGATACCGCGTTCGATGCCTCGTTCTCCAAGTCGTTGAGCTCTTCGTACGACAGATCGCGTGACTCTTCATATGAAAAAGCGCACGACTCTTCATATGAAAAAGCCCACGAATCTTCGTATGAACAAGCGGCCGCTTCCTCGTTCGACAAGTCGTTCGAAAAATCGTCCGAGTCTGCCAACGATGTATCGAAAAGTTATAGCGAGGCCAACTCCTATGACTTGAGCAACACCATCTCGTACCAAGTGCTGACCCCAACCGGCTGGGCTAACCCTGTGACCAACACTGCAACCCTGAGCGGTTCGGTGAACGGCGGCAGCGGCAACCTCGGCGTCAACGTGGCATCGGGTGTAGGCAACCAGCAAAGCAACTCGCTGGCCATCTCCAACCAATCGTTCTGA
- a CDS encoding C39 family peptidase: MRIIALAFLLCVASVSEAAQMPLSVLPGGAVVFKPIQSVRERKFADLVQQKTDFSCGAAALATILRQAYWLDVNEEQIIEGMLAHADQDLVRVQGFSMLDMKRYVESLGMRARGYRVAPETLNNVRIPVVVLMDIRGYKHFVVLQKVDKGWVYIGDPVLGHKRYTIDDFVKGWNGIIFAVIGQGYDKTNALLDPPLPLTAKRKINNFTPVQDAELMDFGFIQSDFF, encoded by the coding sequence ATGCGCATCATTGCCTTGGCGTTTTTGCTTTGTGTGGCCAGTGTGAGTGAAGCTGCTCAGATGCCACTTTCCGTGTTACCCGGTGGTGCGGTGGTATTCAAGCCCATCCAAAGCGTACGCGAGCGCAAATTCGCTGACCTGGTTCAACAGAAAACCGATTTCAGCTGTGGCGCCGCAGCGCTGGCGACCATCCTGCGTCAAGCCTATTGGCTGGACGTGAACGAAGAGCAGATCATCGAAGGCATGCTCGCCCACGCCGACCAGGACCTGGTCCGCGTCCAGGGTTTCTCCATGCTCGACATGAAGCGCTATGTAGAAAGCCTGGGCATGCGCGCCCGTGGCTATCGGGTTGCACCCGAGACCTTGAACAATGTCCGCATTCCGGTCGTGGTACTGATGGACATCCGCGGCTACAAGCACTTTGTAGTGCTACAGAAAGTCGACAAAGGCTGGGTGTATATCGGTGATCCGGTACTGGGCCACAAGCGCTACACCATCGACGACTTTGTCAAAGGCTGGAACGGCATCATCTTCGCCGTCATCGGCCAAGGCTACGACAAGACCAATGCCTTGCTCGACCCGCCGCTGCCGCTTACCGCCAAAAGAAAAATAAACAACTTCACCCCGGTGCAAGACGCAGAGTTGATGGATTTCGGATTCATCCAAAGCGACTTCTTCTAA
- a CDS encoding transporter — protein MHRSLTFRAVVCLSTLAPATLLYAATDPQVEALKQELMELKQRYEAQQNALMVLEQRVRQVEEAPATPAPRRLTKSPAETTRSGQTVAAGAPGTTGSSYGQSLKDDSEPAQSVSNLYDEASGFFGGGKFSVETGLTYTHYDTRALVLNGFLALDSIFLGNINLDRIKADNWTLDLTARYNLAQRWQFDINVPVVYRQSTYSSGGAGGSGPTTSDATVDRDPTIGDINVGVAYKFLDESENLPDAVFTLRVKAPTGDDPYGIKLVTDPTNDNLAVPESLPTGNGVWAITPGISLVKTFDPAVLFGSLSYTYNMEDSFSDISPAVNSKVPGDVKLGDSWQIGAGIAFALNEKMSMSFSFSDQFASKSKIKPDGGDWQSISSSDYNAANFNIGMTLAATDNLTIVPNLSIGLTDDSPDFSFSLKFPYYF, from the coding sequence ATGCACCGATCGTTAACGTTCAGAGCTGTCGTTTGTTTGAGTACCCTGGCACCGGCTACATTGCTTTACGCAGCAACGGACCCCCAGGTCGAAGCACTAAAACAAGAACTCATGGAGCTGAAACAGCGTTACGAAGCACAACAGAACGCGCTGATGGTACTCGAGCAGCGCGTTCGCCAAGTAGAAGAAGCACCGGCTACACCTGCTCCCAGACGCCTGACCAAGTCCCCTGCCGAAACCACCAGGAGTGGCCAGACCGTGGCTGCAGGCGCGCCTGGCACCACCGGCAGTTCATACGGGCAGTCACTCAAAGATGACTCCGAACCGGCGCAGAGCGTTTCCAACTTGTATGACGAAGCCAGCGGCTTCTTCGGTGGCGGCAAGTTCAGCGTCGAAACCGGCCTGACCTACACCCATTACGACACCCGCGCACTGGTGCTCAACGGTTTTCTGGCGTTGGACTCGATTTTCCTTGGCAACATCAACCTTGACCGCATCAAGGCCGACAACTGGACCCTGGACCTGACGGCCCGCTACAACCTGGCGCAACGTTGGCAATTCGACATTAACGTTCCCGTGGTCTATCGCCAGTCAACCTATTCGTCGGGTGGCGCCGGCGGTTCCGGCCCGACTACATCGGATGCAACCGTCGATCGCGACCCGACCATAGGCGATATCAACGTTGGCGTTGCCTACAAATTCCTCGATGAATCCGAGAACCTTCCCGACGCGGTGTTCACCCTGCGCGTCAAAGCGCCGACTGGGGATGACCCCTATGGCATCAAGCTGGTCACCGACCCGACCAACGACAACCTGGCGGTGCCTGAAAGCCTGCCTACCGGCAACGGTGTCTGGGCGATCACACCCGGCATCTCACTGGTCAAGACCTTCGACCCTGCCGTGCTCTTTGGTAGCCTGTCGTACACCTACAACATGGAAGACTCGTTCAGCGACATCAGCCCGGCAGTCAACTCCAAGGTCCCGGGTGACGTGAAGCTCGGCGACTCCTGGCAGATCGGTGCCGGTATTGCCTTTGCCCTGAACGAAAAGATGAGCATGTCCTTTTCGTTCTCTGACCAATTTGCCAGCAAAAGTAAGATCAAGCCTGACGGCGGTGACTGGCAATCGATTTCCAGCAGCGACTACAACGCGGCTAACTTCAACATCGGCATGACCCTGGCCGCTACCGATAACCTGACCATCGTCCCGAACCTGTCCATCGGGCTGACAGACGACTCTCCGGACTTCTCCTTCAGCCTGAAATTCCCGTACTACTTCTGA
- a CDS encoding sigma-54 dependent transcriptional regulator, with the protein MLEPVPNRRLLIVDPCDDCHRLLPGLRNVGWDVFSSTLSSALEQPCDVGLLRLQASHLQHPDAVKDLITRSNTEWIAVLSPDELRMQNVGDFVCEWFFDFHTLPFDVSRVQVTIGRAFGMARLRGKGSVHVDELEHELLGESRPIRELRKLLSKLAPTESPVLIRGESGTGKELVARTLHRQSQRRDKPFVPINCGAIPENLIQSELFGHEKGAFTGAHQRKIGRIEAANGGTLFLDEIGDLPLELQANLLRFLQEKHIERVGGSQPIAVDVRVLAATHVDLEKAISSGRFREDLYYRLNVLQVITAPLRDRHGDLSMLASHFSHFYSLETGRRPRSFSEDALAAMGKHDWPGNVRELANRVRRGLVLAEGRQIEAQDLGLLSQHAFTLSMGTLEDYKHRAERQALCDVLNRHSDNLSIAAKVLGVSRPTFYRLLHKHQIR; encoded by the coding sequence ATGCTCGAACCTGTACCCAACCGTCGCCTGCTGATCGTTGACCCGTGCGACGATTGCCACCGTTTGTTGCCAGGCTTGCGCAATGTCGGCTGGGATGTTTTCAGCTCAACCTTGTCCTCGGCCCTGGAACAGCCCTGTGATGTCGGCTTGCTGCGTTTACAGGCATCACACCTGCAGCATCCGGATGCGGTCAAGGACCTGATCACGCGCAGCAATACCGAGTGGATCGCAGTACTCAGCCCTGACGAGCTGCGCATGCAGAATGTTGGCGACTTTGTCTGTGAATGGTTTTTCGACTTTCACACCTTGCCGTTTGATGTTTCGCGGGTTCAGGTCACCATCGGCCGAGCCTTCGGTATGGCGCGCCTGCGAGGCAAGGGCAGCGTGCATGTCGATGAGCTGGAGCATGAGCTGCTGGGTGAAAGCCGACCGATTCGCGAACTGCGTAAGCTGCTGAGCAAATTGGCGCCCACGGAGTCTCCGGTGTTGATTCGCGGCGAAAGCGGCACCGGCAAAGAGCTGGTCGCGCGTACCTTGCATCGCCAGTCCCAGCGCCGCGACAAACCCTTTGTGCCGATCAATTGCGGGGCGATTCCTGAAAACCTGATTCAGTCCGAGTTGTTCGGCCACGAGAAGGGCGCGTTTACTGGCGCCCATCAGCGCAAGATCGGTCGCATCGAAGCGGCCAACGGCGGCACGTTGTTCCTGGATGAAATTGGTGACCTGCCCCTGGAACTGCAAGCGAACTTGTTGCGATTTCTTCAGGAAAAGCACATTGAACGGGTTGGCGGTAGCCAGCCGATAGCAGTCGATGTGCGGGTTCTGGCGGCTACCCATGTGGACCTGGAAAAGGCCATCAGCAGCGGGCGTTTCCGGGAGGACTTGTACTACCGGCTCAACGTTCTGCAGGTGATCACCGCGCCCCTGCGTGACCGCCATGGCGACCTGTCGATGCTCGCCAGCCATTTTTCGCACTTCTACAGCCTGGAAACCGGACGCCGACCGCGCTCGTTCAGTGAAGACGCATTGGCTGCTATGGGCAAGCATGATTGGCCGGGTAACGTGCGTGAACTGGCCAACCGCGTCAGGCGTGGCCTGGTGCTAGCAGAAGGGCGGCAGATCGAGGCGCAGGACTTGGGTTTGCTCAGTCAGCATGCTTTCACGTTGAGCATGGGTACCCTTGAAGACTACAAGCACCGTGCCGAGCGCCAGGCGCTATGCGACGTACTCAATCGGCACAGCGATAACTTGAGTATCGCCGCCAAGGTGCTTGGGGTGTCTCGGCCAACCTTTTACCGCTTGCTGCACAAACATCAGATTCGCTGA
- a CDS encoding VWA domain-containing protein, translated as MQGSVAWPATLLKGRPLQRRDLCWQQRTASAHEQWLVIVDASASTRRYQALSKAKGLLAALFDQAYLQRVRLTLLTASGNAPRWQRHGLKASAALKPWLDSLGAGGGTPLLGALEQARHWLELRQRQHPHEQQHCLIVTDGRLKAWDPLQPLPCPSLLVDIESSPVRLGRARLLAQQIEAEYRPIESFSVVE; from the coding sequence TTGCAAGGTTCGGTCGCATGGCCGGCAACCTTGCTCAAGGGCCGTCCGCTTCAGCGTCGCGATCTGTGTTGGCAGCAACGCACTGCCAGTGCCCATGAGCAGTGGCTGGTTATTGTCGATGCCTCGGCCTCGACCCGGCGCTACCAGGCATTGAGCAAGGCCAAGGGGCTGCTGGCAGCGTTGTTCGACCAAGCCTATCTCCAGCGCGTACGCCTGACCCTGCTTACCGCCAGTGGCAATGCGCCGCGTTGGCAGCGTCATGGTCTGAAAGCCTCGGCCGCCTTGAAGCCGTGGCTCGACAGTCTCGGCGCCGGTGGCGGTACGCCGCTGCTTGGCGCATTGGAGCAGGCACGGCATTGGCTTGAACTGCGTCAGCGCCAGCATCCCCATGAGCAGCAGCACTGCCTGATCGTGACCGATGGCCGGCTGAAAGCCTGGGACCCCCTGCAACCGTTGCCATGCCCGAGCCTATTGGTCGATATCGAGTCTTCACCCGTACGCCTTGGGCGTGCACGTTTATTGGCGCAGCAGATAGAGGCTGAATATCGCCCGATTGAAAGTTTCAGCGTTGTCGAATAA
- a CDS encoding ATP-binding protein, whose amino-acid sequence MTEPAHFPLSAVVGADELKLALCLTAIDPKIGGVLIEGPRGMAKSTLARGLADLLGEGPFVTLPLGASEERLVGTLDLDAALGQGKAQFSPGVLAKADGGVLYVDEVNLLADHLVDLLLDVAASGTNRVERDGISHRHSARFVLIGTMNPEEGELRPQLLDRFGLNVVLAGHPAPEARSLIIRRRLDFDADPEAFCLQWAPEQAHLRQRCQTAREQLARIALDDQALAQITERCFAAGVDGLRADLVWLRAARAHAAWRGAEQIEAQDIDAVAEFALRHRRRDVPPQAEQGSAPQPPAGQDSSTEQGQGAWGEMPPQAITTGARREVPNWAKKP is encoded by the coding sequence ATGACTGAACCCGCACATTTTCCGCTGTCTGCCGTGGTCGGCGCCGATGAGTTGAAGCTCGCCTTGTGCCTGACCGCCATCGATCCAAAGATAGGCGGCGTGCTGATCGAAGGCCCACGCGGCATGGCCAAGAGCACGCTGGCTCGCGGGCTTGCCGACCTGCTTGGCGAGGGGCCGTTCGTAACCTTGCCATTGGGCGCGAGTGAAGAGCGCCTGGTCGGTACGCTTGATCTTGACGCCGCGCTGGGCCAGGGTAAGGCGCAGTTTTCCCCGGGCGTGCTGGCCAAGGCCGACGGCGGCGTGCTGTATGTCGATGAGGTCAACCTGCTGGCCGACCACCTGGTCGATCTGCTTCTGGATGTCGCTGCCAGCGGTACCAACCGGGTCGAGCGCGATGGTATTTCTCATCGTCACAGTGCGCGATTCGTGCTGATTGGCACAATGAACCCGGAAGAAGGTGAGTTGCGCCCGCAGTTGCTCGACCGCTTCGGTCTCAACGTTGTGCTCGCAGGTCATCCTGCTCCCGAGGCGCGTAGCCTGATCATTCGCCGGCGCCTGGATTTCGATGCTGACCCAGAAGCATTTTGCCTGCAGTGGGCGCCTGAGCAGGCGCATTTGCGCCAACGCTGCCAAACGGCCCGCGAGCAGCTGGCGCGCATTGCTCTGGATGATCAGGCGCTGGCACAGATCACCGAGCGCTGTTTTGCTGCTGGGGTAGACGGTCTGCGCGCCGATCTGGTCTGGTTACGCGCTGCTCGGGCGCACGCCGCCTGGCGGGGTGCTGAGCAGATTGAAGCCCAGGATATCGATGCAGTGGCCGAGTTTGCCCTGCGTCATCGGCGCCGCGATGTGCCGCCACAGGCTGAACAAGGCTCGGCGCCACAGCCTCCGGCTGGCCAGGACTCCAGCACCGAACAAGGGCAGGGGGCCTGGGGCGAGATGCCGCCACAAGCGATAACGACCGGTGCCCGTCGCGAGGTGCCGAACTGGGCAAAAAAGCCCTGA
- the cobN gene encoding cobaltochelatase subunit CobN, with protein MHLLRTQPGGFVPDDSIADLGQTPAELVILCSGDSHLALLAETAQQLPENYPSLRLANPMQVQNHASVDLYVDEVLRHAKVILVSLHGGVGYWRYGVEQLLELADRGVQLILVPGDDRPDPELTGLSTVPAQQAERLWHFLRQGGKANALNLFYCLANQLLQRDYPWDEPQQLPRTAVYHPRKATAVLDDWFAQWQVEQPVVPILFYRSHLQAANTAFIDTFCERLQLAGLNPLPIAVASLKEAGCFSQVEDWLDQVDAALIINTTGFAQSSPEQPNLRPFRRDVPVLQAICAQDNQPGWQASEQGLGARDLAMHIVLPELDGRIITRPISFKDLAWRSERSQSDVVCYRPHAERMDFVAELARRWCALAQLPNQDKRVALILANYPTRDGRIGNGVGLDTPAAALNILRALQRQGYPLSSTLPDSGTALIQALLGGVSNDLHSLDLRPCLQSMALEEYQAAFATLPQANQDAVRARWGEAELDPMFRNGRMMVAGLRFGLTFVGIQPARGYQLDQSAVYHDPDLVPPHGYLAFYFWLRHGFAADALIHVGKHGNLEWLPGKGVGLSANCWPDALIGPLPNIYPFIVNDPGEGAQAKRRTQAVIIDHLMPPLTRAETYGPLRHLEALADEYYEAQLLDPRRARELQRDILELVRDNHIDRELQLEGALDDAAVWLPRLDTYLCDLKESQIRDGLHVFGESPAGRLRLDTLQALLRVARGDGRGANCSLLRALAKALALGFDPLDCDLGQPWQGPRPALLQAQDEAVWRTQGDTRERLEILAGTYIAQALAGTIELPDDTAWSDVRAVLLALQHSIAPQLDACGPAEMHGLLAALQGRFVPAGPSGAPSRGRLDVLPTGRNFFTVDVRNLPTTTAWRIGFASANLILERHLQDHGDHLRQLGLSVWGTATMRTGGDDIAQAMALLGVRPVWASGSQRVDDFEILPLSLLDRPRVDVTLRVSGFFRDAFGNLIKLFDAAVQAVAALDEPDDLNPLAARVRAERSELERQGLTTEQATRQAGWRVFGAKPGAYGAGVQNAVDGHLWNERKDLAEVYLNHGGYAYGAADDGTPARADFARRLSQVQAVIQNQDNHEHDLLDSNDYYQFQGGMLAAVETLGGKPAASYHGDHSQPDRPRIRTLKEELNRVVRARALNPKWIDGVKRHGYKGAFELAATVDNLFAFDATTHLIDDHHYQSLAEAYVLDAATRDFMRQHNPQALRDITERLLEAQQRGLWESPGDYREALEEQLLDGEEEI; from the coding sequence ATGCACCTGCTGCGCACCCAGCCCGGTGGCTTCGTACCGGACGACAGTATTGCCGATCTCGGCCAGACGCCAGCCGAGCTGGTCATTCTCTGCAGCGGTGACTCGCACCTGGCACTGCTGGCCGAAACCGCCCAGCAGTTGCCCGAAAATTACCCCAGCCTGCGTCTGGCCAACCCGATGCAGGTACAGAATCATGCCTCGGTCGACCTCTATGTCGATGAGGTTCTGCGCCATGCCAAGGTGATTCTGGTATCGCTGCACGGCGGTGTCGGTTATTGGCGCTACGGCGTCGAGCAATTGCTGGAGCTTGCCGACCGTGGCGTGCAGTTGATTCTGGTGCCGGGTGATGATCGCCCGGACCCGGAGCTCACCGGCCTCAGTACGGTGCCCGCACAACAGGCCGAGCGGCTTTGGCACTTTTTGCGCCAGGGCGGCAAGGCCAATGCCCTGAATCTGTTCTACTGCCTGGCCAATCAGCTTTTGCAGCGCGATTATCCCTGGGATGAACCGCAGCAGTTGCCACGTACGGCGGTTTATCACCCGCGCAAAGCCACGGCGGTGCTCGACGACTGGTTTGCCCAGTGGCAGGTCGAACAGCCAGTGGTGCCGATACTCTTCTACCGCTCGCACCTGCAGGCTGCCAACACTGCTTTTATCGATACCTTCTGCGAGCGTTTGCAGCTAGCCGGACTCAACCCGTTGCCTATCGCTGTGGCCAGTCTCAAGGAGGCCGGTTGTTTTAGTCAGGTCGAAGACTGGCTGGATCAGGTCGACGCCGCGTTGATCATCAACACCACCGGCTTTGCTCAGTCCAGCCCGGAACAACCGAACCTGCGTCCGTTTCGCCGCGACGTTCCGGTGCTGCAGGCAATTTGCGCCCAGGACAACCAGCCAGGCTGGCAGGCCAGCGAGCAGGGCCTGGGGGCTCGCGACCTGGCCATGCACATTGTCTTGCCGGAATTGGACGGGCGCATCATCACACGACCGATCAGCTTCAAGGACCTGGCCTGGCGTAGCGAGCGCAGCCAGTCGGATGTGGTTTGCTATCGCCCGCATGCCGAGCGCATGGATTTCGTTGCCGAGTTGGCCCGTCGCTGGTGTGCACTGGCGCAGTTGCCCAATCAGGACAAGCGTGTAGCCTTGATTCTGGCCAACTACCCGACACGTGATGGACGCATCGGCAATGGCGTTGGTCTGGATACCCCGGCCGCGGCGCTGAACATCCTGCGTGCCCTGCAACGTCAGGGCTATCCACTAAGCAGCACCTTGCCGGACAGCGGCACGGCGCTGATTCAGGCGCTGCTCGGTGGCGTCAGCAATGATCTGCACAGCCTTGATCTGCGTCCGTGCCTGCAGAGCATGGCCTTGGAGGAGTATCAGGCCGCCTTTGCCACACTGCCGCAGGCCAACCAGGATGCAGTGCGCGCACGTTGGGGCGAGGCGGAGCTCGACCCGATGTTCCGCAACGGACGGATGATGGTCGCCGGTCTGCGGTTTGGCCTGACCTTTGTCGGCATCCAGCCGGCGCGTGGTTACCAACTGGACCAGAGCGCGGTTTACCACGATCCCGACCTGGTGCCGCCCCATGGCTACCTGGCGTTCTATTTCTGGCTGCGTCATGGCTTTGCTGCCGATGCATTGATCCATGTCGGCAAGCACGGCAACCTGGAGTGGCTGCCGGGCAAGGGCGTGGGTTTGTCCGCCAATTGCTGGCCAGATGCGTTGATCGGACCGCTGCCGAACATCTATCCGTTCATCGTCAATGACCCGGGCGAGGGCGCCCAGGCCAAGCGTCGCACCCAGGCGGTGATCATCGATCACTTGATGCCGCCGTTGACCCGTGCCGAAACCTACGGTCCGCTGCGACACCTGGAAGCGCTGGCCGATGAGTATTACGAAGCGCAGTTGCTCGATCCACGCCGGGCCCGAGAGTTGCAGCGCGATATTCTCGAACTGGTGCGCGATAACCACATCGATCGTGAGCTGCAGCTTGAAGGTGCACTGGATGATGCTGCGGTGTGGTTACCGCGTCTGGATACCTACTTGTGCGACCTCAAGGAGTCGCAGATTCGTGATGGCCTACATGTGTTTGGCGAGTCACCCGCAGGACGGCTGCGCCTCGATACTCTGCAGGCACTGCTGCGGGTGGCGCGAGGCGATGGTCGCGGCGCCAATTGCAGTTTGCTCCGGGCCTTGGCCAAGGCCTTGGCACTGGGGTTCGATCCCCTTGATTGCGACCTGGGCCAGCCCTGGCAAGGGCCGCGCCCGGCACTTTTACAGGCGCAGGATGAGGCCGTATGGCGGACCCAGGGTGACACCCGTGAACGCCTGGAAATCCTCGCCGGCACCTACATAGCACAAGCCCTGGCAGGCACTATCGAGTTACCGGACGATACGGCTTGGTCGGATGTGAGGGCTGTGTTGCTGGCCCTGCAGCACAGTATTGCGCCGCAACTGGACGCTTGTGGGCCGGCTGAGATGCACGGCTTGCTGGCAGCCCTGCAAGGACGCTTTGTCCCGGCCGGGCCCAGTGGTGCCCCCAGTCGCGGGCGCTTGGACGTGCTCCCGACCGGGCGCAACTTCTTTACCGTCGATGTGCGCAATCTACCGACCACCACGGCATGGCGCATCGGCTTTGCTTCGGCGAACCTGATTCTTGAACGCCACCTGCAGGATCATGGTGATCATTTGCGTCAGTTGGGTCTGTCGGTTTGGGGGACGGCGACCATGCGCACCGGTGGCGATGATATCGCCCAGGCCATGGCCTTGCTGGGCGTGCGCCCGGTATGGGCGAGTGGCAGCCAGCGCGTCGATGACTTCGAAATACTTCCCTTGAGCCTGCTCGACCGACCGCGGGTGGATGTAACGCTGCGCGTCTCGGGGTTCTTCCGTGATGCGTTCGGCAACCTCATCAAGCTGTTTGACGCCGCAGTCCAGGCAGTGGCGGCGCTGGATGAGCCCGATGACTTGAACCCGCTCGCGGCCAGGGTGCGTGCAGAGCGCAGTGAACTCGAACGCCAGGGTTTGACGACCGAGCAGGCCACACGCCAGGCCGGTTGGCGTGTATTCGGCGCCAAGCCTGGAGCCTATGGTGCGGGCGTACAGAATGCTGTCGACGGGCACCTATGGAACGAGCGCAAGGACCTTGCCGAGGTTTACCTTAATCATGGTGGTTATGCCTACGGCGCAGCCGATGACGGCACCCCGGCACGCGCCGACTTCGCCCGGCGCCTGAGCCAGGTGCAGGCGGTAATCCAGAATCAGGACAATCACGAGCATGACCTGCTCGACTCCAATGATTACTACCAGTTTCAAGGCGGTATGCTGGCGGCCGTTGAAACCTTGGGGGGCAAGCCGGCAGCCAGCTACCATGGCGATCACAGTCAGCCGGACCGTCCGCGCATCCGCACCCTGAAAGAGGAACTCAATCGAGTGGTGCGTGCGCGGGCGCTCAATCCCAAGTGGATAGACGGGGTCAAGCGCCATGGTTACAAAGGTGCCTTCGAACTGGCCGCGACCGTCGATAACCTGTTCGCTTTCGATGCCACCACCCATTTGATAGACGATCACCACTATCAGTCGCTGGCCGAGGCTTATGTTCTGGATGCTGCGACCCGCGACTTTATGCGCCAGCACAACCCGCAAGCCCTGCGCGACATCACCGAGCGGCTCCTGGAAGCTCAGCAGCGTGGCTTGTGGGAGTCCCCGGGGGATTACCGTGAAGCCCTCGAAGAGCAACTGCTCGATGGCGAAGAAGAGATTTGA